CCGTCCTGTGGCCGGTCTCCAGCTTCCTGCGCCGCAAGGCCAGCTTGCCCGCGGCGCTGGCCGCCCTGGCCACCCTCGTCGGCTTCTTCGCCGTCTTCGGCGGCATCATCGCCGCGATGACCCCCATCGTCCGCGACCAGGGCGCCACCCTCGTCGACCAGGCCTCCGAGGGCGTCGACCGGATCACCGAATGGGCGCAGGGACCGCCGCTCAACCTCGACCTCGGCGAGTTCCAGAACGCCCTCAACGACGTCGTCGGCTACGTCCGCGAACAGTCCTCCAACATCGCCTCCGGCGTGTTCACCGGCCTGTCCGCCGCCACCTCCATCGTGGTCACCATCGTGGTCATGCTCGTGCTCACGTTCTTCTTCCTCAAGGACGGCGAGAAGTTCCTCCCCTGGTTGCGCAAGTACACCGGCGCCAACGCCGGCTGGCACCTCACCGAGATGCTCACCCGTACCTGGAACACCCTCGCGAGCTTCATCCGCACCCAGGCACTCGTCTCGCTCGTCGACGCCGTGTTCATCGGCATCGGCCTGGTCATCCTCGGCGTCCCCCTCGCCTTCGTCCTCGCCGTGATCACCTTCTTCGCCGGCTTCATCCCCATCGTCGGTGCCTTCACCGCCGGTGCCCTGGCCGTCATCATCGCCCTGGTCACCAACGGCGTCACCAACGCCCTGCTCGTCCTGGCGCTCATCATCCTGGTCCAGCAGATCGAGGGCAACATCCTCCAGCCGGTCCTGCAGTCCAAGGCCATGAACCTCCACCCGGCGATCGTCCTGCTCTCCGTGACCGTCGGCTCCACCCTCTTCGGCATCATCGGCGCCTTCCTCGCCGTCCCCGTGGCCGCGACCATCGCCGTGTGGTTCCGCTACCACTCCGAACTCGTCGCCCTCCGCGCCGGCGAGATCACCATCGACGACATCGAGATCGCCACCGCCAAGGGCAGCACCATCACCTCCCGCGAGGCCTTCGAGAACGTCCGCGACAAGCTCACCTCCATGGGCCGACGCAACCCCTCCGCCCGCCCCTCCGGTTCCACCGCCGCCAGCAAGGCCGGCAGCCGCATTTTCCCGCGCCTGCGCCGCACCGAGGACGAGGGAACCAAGGAGGAGTAGCCGGTGTAGTTACCGCTCGGACAGCAGCAGGCGCACCGCGCCCGCCAGCTCCACCGCACCGCCCTCGACCGCATCGGCCCACGCCGGTGCGGTCTCCTCATTCGCCCGGTCACTGACCTGCTTGAGCAGCGTGACCGGCAGGTCGAAACGGTGCGCGACAGCCGCGACCGCGTACCCCTCCATGTCCACCAGACCAGCGGAGGCGGCGATTCGGTCCCGGGTCACCGAGTCCTCCACGAACGTGTCCCCCGTGGCCAGCTGCGCCGTCGGAAACAGACCCGTGGTCGCCGGCGTGATCTCCCGCGGCAACGCATCAAAGGCGATGTCCGACTCCATGACCACCTGGAAATCATGCTTGTGCACCCGGTCGATCTCGTAGACACCGTTCGGGATCTCATCCCGCAGCGCCCCACACGTACCGATGTTGACGATCCGCTCCGGCAGCCGCCCCTCCGCCCGACGCGTGCACAGCTCCTCCGTCAACGTGATCGCCGCCGGCAGCGTACCGATCCCCGTCACCAGCAGATCAGCCCCCTCCGGCAGATGAGCGGCTTCCTCGGACACGGCGGCGACAAACAGAATTCGATCCATGCCGGGAAGTCTACGGACTCGACCTCTGATGAACTCACGACGGCATCACAGAGCGGACCGGCGGACACCCCGACATGACAGTGTTACTTCGCGGCGGCGCTGGTGATCGTCAGTGCGAGTTCTGCCGTCCTGCGTGAAAAATGTCGGGACCTCGAAGTAGGACAACTGGGAGTGGAACGCGCCCGCCAGGCGGGTGTTCCATCGGTACAACTGGACGGCCTTTTCCACATCTTCGCCTGCAACGGCGAAGTACTTCTCGAAGCGGGCGGCTCCGAGCATGGCGTCCAATTCATCTTTTGCCCTCATTGAGATAGATGCTAGCCTTGACGTAGTGAGCGTCGATGTAGATCGACGCACTTTACCCCACGACCCCGAGCCTTGTGCTCGGGGTTGTTGCATTCTCGGGACCTACCCCAGTTCCTCCGCGACACTGAACGTCCCACCGGCCGCCTCAAATTCCTCCCGGGCTGCGCGGGCGAGGTCGTCATCGGCGAGGATGTCGAGCGCCACCTGCGCGAGTCCGGCCGCCGAGTCGACTGCCGCGTGGGTGGCCTCCGGGCTGGCGGCCCATTCGGCGAAGGCCGCGGTGTGGAGTGCGACGTCGGAGGGTGAGACCTTGACCATCGGGTGGATGGCCGGGACCAGCTGGGAGACGTTGCCGAAGTCGGTCGAGGCCGCGAGCGAATCCGGGACGATGCCGGCGGGGACGGCGACCCGACCGCGGAGGGCCTGGGTGTCGGTCCAGCGGGTGGCGAGCGCCTGGTTGTTGCGGATGGGCAGCGTCGCGGGGTGGACGTCCCAGGTCCGGTCGACAGTGCAGCCGGTCATGAGTGCGGCGCCGTCGAGAATGTCGTCGACGCGCGAGGACAGGTCCACCAGCGAATCGGTCAGCAGGGAGCGGACGTAGATGCTCAAGGTGGCGGTCTCCGGGATGACCGACGGGCGGTGTCCCCCGTCGGTGATGACCGCGTGCAGCCGGTCGCTCGGCGCCATCTGCTGTCGGAGCAGGCCCATCGCCTGGTAGGCGAGCGAGGCCGCGTCGAGGGCGTTGCGGCCCATGAACGGCTGCGAGCTGGCGTGCGCCGCGACGCCGTGGAACGTGGCGGTGAGGGTCCGTCGGCCGAGCCAGGCGTGGCTGGCGATGTCGTAGCCGAAGGGGTGGATCATGATCGCCATGTCGATGCCGTCGAGCATCCCTCCCCGGATCATGTACTCCTTGCCGGAGTGTCCCTCCTCCGCCGGGGTGCCCAGCAGGACGAGGCGGCCGTCGGTGTCCGACTCCGTGAGAGCCGACACCGCCGCCAGGAACGCCCCGACGCCGGCGGCGGCGATGATGTTGTGTCCGCAGGCGTGCCCGATGCCGGGCAGGGCGTCGTACTCGGCCATGATCGCGACGGTCCGGTGACGGGCAGGATCGAAACCTGCCGTGGAGTAGCTGGTGCGCAATGACGTGCCCACCCCGTGGACACCCTGTTTCACCGTGAAGCCGCGCGATTCCAGCAGCTCGACCAGCACCGCCTGGGAACGGTGTTCCTCGAAGGCGAGTTCGGGGTGGGCGTGCAGGTCCGTGAGCAACTCGGTGAGCGCAGGCTCCAGCGCGTCAGCGGCCTCGGTGGCCGCAGCCCATGTGCTGCGCTGGGCCGGATAGGCGTCGAGAAGCACGTCGGGTGCGGTGACCTGCGCCATCCGCGCGGTGATGCCGGCGGTGGCGTGGTCGAGGAAAGCGGTCGAGGGGCGGGTCCGGTCATCCATGACTGTCGACGCTACCTACTGCTGCAGGAAGATCTCTGCACCCGGTCCCAGCGGCAGATCCGCGAAGTACCAGATCGCCAGCAGACCGGCCCACGCCAGCCAGAACGGAATGACGAAGGGCACCAACCGGGACATCAGGGTTCCCAGGCCGGCCTCCGGCTCGTAGCGGCGGAGCAGGCCGAGGATGACGATCATGTACGGATTGAGCGGGGTGATCACCTGGGTGGCGGAGTCGCCGACACGGAAGGCCGCCTGGGTGAAGGCGGGCTCGAAACCGATGAGGGCGAACATGGGCACGAACACCGCCGCCATGAGCGTCCACATCGCCGAACCGGAGATGATGAGCAGGTTGAGCAGCGACGCAAGGACGATGAACGCGAGGATCGCGCCGAAGCCGGTGAGACCGATCGACTCGAGGAACGCCGCCCCCTTGACCGCGGTGTACGTACCGATGCCGGTCCAGGCGAACAGCGCGACGAACTGGCCGAGGATGAAGGCGAGCACCAGGAAGCTGAGCATGTCCCTGATGGCCAGCCCCATCATCTCGACGATGTCGGCCACCGACGTCACGGTGCCCACATACAGGCCGTAGACGATGCCGAGCACCATGAAGTAGGCGAAGACGATGAACACGATGGACTGCAGCAACGGGGACTGCGGGAGGAACGACCCCTCCTCATTGCGCCAGGGTGACTCCGGGATGAGGAACGCCCAGAGGAAGACCACCGTCAGGACCAGTGCCGCCACCAGGGAGGCGACGAGACCGCGGTTCTCCTGCCTGGTCAGCGTCGGGGAGAGCTCGTTGCCCTCGGTGTCACGGTCACCGCGCTGGGAGGCGTCCTCCCCCTCGAGGGACTCCTCGGTGGGGATGTCCTGACGGATCATGCGGGGCTCGAGGACCCGGTCGGTGATGAAGCCGGCGAGCAGGCCGAGGATGATCGCGGAGGCGATGTTGAAGTAGTAGTTGGAGACCGGGTTGACCTCGGTGGTGGCGATGCCCGGCAGCGTGGCCATGACGGCGTTGGTGATGCCCGCGAACAGGGCGTCGAGGCTGGTGGGGAACAGTGCCGTGGAGTATCCGGCGCCCACGGCCGCGAAGCCACCGAGCAGGCCCGCGACGGGGTGTCGGCCGGCGGCCTTGAACACCATCGCGGCCAGGGGCGGGACGACGACGAAGGCGGCGTCCGCCATGATCGACGCCGTCACACCCACCACGCCGACGGCGTAGGGCAGGATCCATTTCTTGGCGGAGCCGAAGAGTTTCCGGATCAGGGCCGACAGCATGCCGGTCCGCTCGGCGACACCGGTGGCCAGGAGGATCGGCAGGACGGTGACCAGCGGCGGGAATCCGATGTAGTTCTCACCCATGGTGGTGGTCAGCCAGGTCAGACCTTCTCCGGTGAACAGGCCCCGGATGGTGAGGTCCTCATCGGACCCCGGGACCGCCACCTGGATGCCCTGGATCGCCATGATCGTCGAGGCGACACCGGTGATGAGGAACAGGATGAGGAAGAGGGTGAACGGTTCGGGCAGTTTGTTGCCCAGGGTCTCGATGCCGGTGAGGATCCGGTCACCGATGCCACGGGACTTCGTCTCCCGTGGCCGTTCCTTCTCGGTGGTGGTGTGCTTCGTACTCATGATCTGTCCCTTCGGAGATCCTGGCAGTTGCGACATACTGTCGCACAGATCACAGCACATCGCCGGGCATTTCCCCGATTTATCATGACGGCTCCCCCATACATGTCACCGCTTCTCCCACGATTCCACGTCCCCCGGGACGGCTCGGAAGAGCGGGTGCGGTTCGGGTTCCTCCGGCAGCAGGTCACTGAGCGCGGGATCCCGGACGAGCAGCTTGGCTCGGAGGTGGTCGGCCTCGTAGCTCAGTTGCCCGGTGGTGACCTCCAGCTGTTCGGAGCCACCCGTTGTGAGGATCTTCGCGGCGTCGAAACGGTATCCGCGGTCCAGGGACTCCGCGTGGATCCCGCGGAGGTAGGAACCGATGGCGGCCAGCGGATCGGGAGCCGCCCGGAACCGTTCCAGCTGCGGGTGGTTCCGGTACCCGGTGGTGCCGCCCGCCAGGACCTTCTGGGCGAGCAGGGTCTCCCGCCAGCAGGCGACGAGTCCCTTCTGGTCGAGGTGGCGGGGGTGCAGGGACCAGATTCTCATGCCGGGAAACCTACCGCACCCGTCCCTCCGCCAGCTCCACCGTGGCCCCGGAGCCACCGGCCGGTTCGACGTCGACGCCGGTGACCACGACGGCGTCGAGGGCGTTACGGCGGGCACGGCGGGCACCGACCCAGCTGAGCGTCAGACCGACGGCCAGGACCAGGCCACGGACCACCCAGACGGCCGGCCCCTCCACCCCCATGAACGCCAGGACGGCGGGGAGGTTGAGTACGACGAGGAGGGTGCCCACGACGCCACCCAGGGCGGCGGGGTTGAGGCGGGTGACTATCCAGGCGGCGACGGGTGCGGCGATGGAGCCGCCGATGAGGAGCGCGAGGACGGCGGCGAGGTTGGCCACCATCTCGTCCCAGAGGCCGACGACGAAGCCGAGGGTGGCGCCGGTGGTGACGAGGAATTCGGCGGTGTTGACGGTACCGACGACGCGGCGGGGTTCGGTGCGTCCGAGGGAGAGGAGGGTGGAGGTGGTGACCGGCCCCCAGCCGCCGCCTCCGGAGGCGTCGATGAAGCCACCGAAGATGCCGAGGCCACCGAGGAAGCCGGTGGAGTGGGGGCGGTTGTCGAGAGAGCGGCGGACGCGGCCGCGGGAGAACCGCCAGATGAGGTTGACACCGATGGCGGCGAGGATGGCGGCGGTGAGTGGCCGGGCGGCGTCGGTGCTCAGGGAGGAGAGGACGGTGGCGCCGGCGAAGGCACCGAGGGCGCCGGGGACGGCGAGGCGGACGACGACGCGCCAGTCGACGTTGCCGAAGCGCCAGTGACTGACGCCGGAGACGAGGGTGGTGCCCAGTTCGGCGACGTGGACGGCCGCGGAGGCCTGGGCGGGGCCGAGGCCGGCGAGGAGGATGAGGATGGTCGTCGACGTGGCGCCGAAGCCCATGCCGAGGCCGCCGTCGACAAGCTGGGCCGCCAGGCCCGCGACCGCGATGAGGATGAGCGTTTTCATGGGGGACGACCTGTTCAGGTGAGGGCTGGGGCGACGGCGCTGTGGCGTCGGGCGACGACGCGGGCCAGGTCGGTGGTCAGGGGCGGGGACGAGGTGAGGCGGGTGCCGGTGGCGGCCTGCATTCGTCCGAGTTGCCCGGTGACCTGGTCGAGCAGCAGTCCGTCGGTGACGAACAGCGGCAGCAGGTGCACGGCGTCGTGACCGGTGGCGGCCTCCAGGACGCCCGCTCCCCCGCTGCCGCGCCCGCCGGTGGCGGGGACGACCTGGATGCTGTGTCCGGAGCGTTCCCCCACGTTTGCGGCGAGCTTCTCGACGCCCGCCGCTGCCGCCGCGTCCGAGGTTCCCACCGGGTAGAGCACGACGTGCGCGCCGTCCGGGGCGTCGAGGGCGAGGCGGGCGGTGAGGACCTCGGCGACGAGGTCGCCGGTGCCCAGCCCGTCGGCGAGGTGGAGGTCGAGGCCGCTGGCGTGACGGGCCTCGACGAGGGCGGCGGGGACGTCGTGGCGCGCGTGGAAGGCGTGGGTGAACAGGAGGGGGACGACGACCGCCGCGCGGTGACCACACTCCGCCAGGGCGCGGGCGGCGTCCGGGAGGGACGGCTCGGTGAAGTCGAGGTGGGCGGCGACCGCGGCGACGTCGAGAAGCTCGCCGGCGGCGCGGGTCAACCTGCGGACCCCGGCTTCGGCACCGGGGTGGCGCGAACCGTGGGAGAGGGTGATCAGGGCGGTCATGGTGGCTCCTAGCGCAGGCGGTGGCCGACGAGGCCGGCCGCCAGGGTGGTGCCCGCGGACTGGTCGATGAGCAGGAAGTTGCCCACCGCGCCGCGCGCTGCGTAGTCCTCGACCGGGAGTTCGGCGGCGACCTCGACGCTGATGTGCGCGATGTCGTTGAGGCCGAAGGTCTCGGGTGCCTCGGTGTCGCTGACGCCGTCGATGTCGAGGACGCGGTC
Above is a window of Corynebacterium suedekumii DNA encoding:
- a CDS encoding AI-2E family transporter, giving the protein MNNPLDPDPQVPGESGIDTRDVSEIIGDVSDEKPEPNDADDVTDRAVFIGRDGRWAAGWALRFIIFVIAAYIAGKLLGAVWAGLLPILLAILVTTVLWPVSSFLRRKASLPAALAALATLVGFFAVFGGIIAAMTPIVRDQGATLVDQASEGVDRITEWAQGPPLNLDLGEFQNALNDVVGYVREQSSNIASGVFTGLSAATSIVVTIVVMLVLTFFFLKDGEKFLPWLRKYTGANAGWHLTEMLTRTWNTLASFIRTQALVSLVDAVFIGIGLVILGVPLAFVLAVITFFAGFIPIVGAFTAGALAVIIALVTNGVTNALLVLALIILVQQIEGNILQPVLQSKAMNLHPAIVLLSVTVGSTLFGIIGAFLAVPVAATIAVWFRYHSELVALRAGEITIDDIEIATAKGSTITSREAFENVRDKLTSMGRRNPSARPSGSTAASKAGSRIFPRLRRTEDEGTKEE
- a CDS encoding nucleosidase; its protein translation is MDRILFVAAVSEEAAHLPEGADLLVTGIGTLPAAITLTEELCTRRAEGRLPERIVNIGTCGALRDEIPNGVYEIDRVHKHDFQVVMESDIAFDALPREITPATTGLFPTAQLATGDTFVEDSVTRDRIAASAGLVDMEGYAVAAVAHRFDLPVTLLKQVSDRANEETAPAWADAVEGGAVELAGAVRLLLSER
- a CDS encoding M20 family metallopeptidase, translated to MDDRTRPSTAFLDHATAGITARMAQVTAPDVLLDAYPAQRSTWAAATEAADALEPALTELLTDLHAHPELAFEEHRSQAVLVELLESRGFTVKQGVHGVGTSLRTSYSTAGFDPARHRTVAIMAEYDALPGIGHACGHNIIAAAGVGAFLAAVSALTESDTDGRLVLLGTPAEEGHSGKEYMIRGGMLDGIDMAIMIHPFGYDIASHAWLGRRTLTATFHGVAAHASSQPFMGRNALDAASLAYQAMGLLRQQMAPSDRLHAVITDGGHRPSVIPETATLSIYVRSLLTDSLVDLSSRVDDILDGAALMTGCTVDRTWDVHPATLPIRNNQALATRWTDTQALRGRVAVPAGIVPDSLAASTDFGNVSQLVPAIHPMVKVSPSDVALHTAAFAEWAASPEATHAAVDSAAGLAQVALDILADDDLARAAREEFEAAGGTFSVAEELG
- a CDS encoding AbgT family transporter translates to MSTKHTTTEKERPRETKSRGIGDRILTGIETLGNKLPEPFTLFLILFLITGVASTIMAIQGIQVAVPGSDEDLTIRGLFTGEGLTWLTTTMGENYIGFPPLVTVLPILLATGVAERTGMLSALIRKLFGSAKKWILPYAVGVVGVTASIMADAAFVVVPPLAAMVFKAAGRHPVAGLLGGFAAVGAGYSTALFPTSLDALFAGITNAVMATLPGIATTEVNPVSNYYFNIASAIILGLLAGFITDRVLEPRMIRQDIPTEESLEGEDASQRGDRDTEGNELSPTLTRQENRGLVASLVAALVLTVVFLWAFLIPESPWRNEEGSFLPQSPLLQSIVFIVFAYFMVLGIVYGLYVGTVTSVADIVEMMGLAIRDMLSFLVLAFILGQFVALFAWTGIGTYTAVKGAAFLESIGLTGFGAILAFIVLASLLNLLIISGSAMWTLMAAVFVPMFALIGFEPAFTQAAFRVGDSATQVITPLNPYMIVILGLLRRYEPEAGLGTLMSRLVPFVIPFWLAWAGLLAIWYFADLPLGPGAEIFLQQ
- a CDS encoding pyrimidine dimer DNA glycosylase/endonuclease V, with translation MRIWSLHPRHLDQKGLVACWRETLLAQKVLAGGTTGYRNHPQLERFRAAPDPLAAIGSYLRGIHAESLDRGYRFDAAKILTTGGSEQLEVTTGQLSYEADHLRAKLLVRDPALSDLLPEEPEPHPLFRAVPGDVESWEKR
- a CDS encoding sulfite exporter TauE/SafE family protein; protein product: MKTLILIAVAGLAAQLVDGGLGMGFGATSTTILILLAGLGPAQASAAVHVAELGTTLVSGVSHWRFGNVDWRVVVRLAVPGALGAFAGATVLSSLSTDAARPLTAAILAAIGVNLIWRFSRGRVRRSLDNRPHSTGFLGGLGIFGGFIDASGGGGWGPVTTSTLLSLGRTEPRRVVGTVNTAEFLVTTGATLGFVVGLWDEMVANLAAVLALLIGGSIAAPVAAWIVTRLNPAALGGVVGTLLVVLNLPAVLAFMGVEGPAVWVVRGLVLAVGLTLSWVGARRARRNALDAVVVTGVDVEPAGGSGATVELAEGRVR
- a CDS encoding sirohydrochlorin chelatase, which codes for MTALITLSHGSRHPGAEAGVRRLTRAAGELLDVAAVAAHLDFTEPSLPDAARALAECGHRAAVVVPLLFTHAFHARHDVPAALVEARHASGLDLHLADGLGTGDLVAEVLTARLALDAPDGAHVVLYPVGTSDAAAAAGVEKLAANVGERSGHSIQVVPATGGRGSGGAGVLEAATGHDAVHLLPLFVTDGLLLDQVTGQLGRMQAATGTRLTSSPPLTTDLARVVARRHSAVAPALT